In a genomic window of Callospermophilus lateralis isolate mCalLat2 chromosome 12, mCalLat2.hap1, whole genome shotgun sequence:
- the Slc25a15 gene encoding mitochondrial ornithine transporter 1, whose protein sequence is MKSNPAIQAAIDLTAGAAGGTACVLTGQPFDTMKVKMQTFPDLYRGLTDCCLKTYSQVGFRGFYKGTSPALIANIAENSVLFMCYGFCQQVVRRAVGLDRQAKLSDLQNAAAGSFASAFAALVLCPTELVKCRLQTMYEMETSGKIARSQNTVWSVVKTILRKDGPLGFYHGLSSTLLREVPGYFFFFGGYELSRSFFASGRSKDELGPVPLMLSGGIGGICLWLAVYPVDCIKSRIQVLSMSGKQAGFIGTFLGVVKNEGITALYSGLKPTMIRAFPANGALFLAYEYSRKLMMSQLETY, encoded by the exons GGGGCACAGCATGTGTACTGACTGGGCAGCCCTTTGACACAATGAAGGTGAAGATGCAGACATTCCCGGACCTGTACCGAGGCCTCACAGATTGCTGCCTGAAGACCTACTCCCAGGTGGGCTTCCGTGGCTTCTACAAGGGCACCAGCCCGGCTCTGATCGCCAACATCGCGGAGAACTCGGTGCTCTTCATGTGCTACGGCTTCTGCCAGCAGGTGGTGCGGAGAGCAGTTGGATTGGACAGACAGGCAAAGCTGAG TGATCTGCAGAACGCAGCTGCCGGGTCCTTCGCGTCTGCCTTCGCCGCGCTGGTGCTTTGCCCCACAGAGCTTGTGAAATGCCGGCTACAGACCATGTATGAAATGGAGACGTCAGGAAAGATAGCCAGGAGCCAGAA TACAGTTTGGTCTGTTGTGAAGACTATACTTAGAAAGGATGGCCCTTTGGGCTTCTACCATGGACTCTCAAGCACTTTACTTCGAGAAGTACCGGGCTATTTCTTCTTCTTCGGTGGCTATGAGCTGAGCAGGTCGTTTTTTGCATCAGGGAGATCAAAAGATGAATTAG GCCCTGTGCCTTTGATGTTAAGTGGTGGAATTGGTGGAATTTGCCTGTGGCTTGCTGTATACCCAGTGGATTGTATAAAATCCAGAATTCAAGTTCTTTCCATGTCTGGAAAACAGGCAGGATTTATCGGAACCTTTCTAGGTGTTGTGAAAAATGAAG GAATAACAGCCTTATATTCTGGACTGAAACCTACTATGATTCGTGCATTCCCTGCCAATGGGGCACTATTTTTGGCCTATGAATACAGCAGGAAGTTGATGATGAGCCAGCTGGAAACATATTGA